The following are encoded together in the Octopus sinensis linkage group LG15, ASM634580v1, whole genome shotgun sequence genome:
- the LOC115219691 gene encoding zinc finger BED domain-containing protein 5-like, whose product MCLLCHQTLTNEIMKPSRLKNHFDVKHSDKKDMPLSYCLQLSFSFKKKIQTFKTLLQETSKQENDRLIVSYNIALLVAKSGNSHTIGEILLCPFIKEVLSTIMHKKTDCIMKKIPLGNNKISRRIN is encoded by the coding sequence ATGTGCCTTCTTTGCCATCAAACATTGACCAATGAGATAATGAAACCTTCACGCTTGAAGAATCACTTTGATGTAAAGCATTCTGACAAGAAGGACATGCCATTATCATACTGTTTGCAACTGAGCTtctctttcaaaaagaaaatacaaacattCAAAACTCTACTCCAGGAAACTAGTAAACAGGAGAATGACAGGTTGATTGTATCATACAACATTGCATTGCTTGTTGCTAAGTCTGGGAATTCTCACACaattggagaaatattactttgcccaTTTATCAAAGAAGTTTTGTCAACCATTATGCACAAAAAAACTGATTGCATTATGAAGAAGATCCCACTTGGTAATAACAAGATTTCTCGACGCATCAATTAA